A region of Nerophis ophidion isolate RoL-2023_Sa linkage group LG28, RoL_Noph_v1.0, whole genome shotgun sequence DNA encodes the following proteins:
- the LOC133545362 gene encoding zinc finger protein 33B-like codes for MSTLQMLRALVDQRLTAAVEEIFVVFEKTIAGYEAELSRIKEENNQLLDAVFKKHQVVLHRSDVQQVSAESHEEIPSKQQEWSSSVGQKELQAHSHIKEEQLHDEDKAQSLQLHHSQSEENRGAELVSQPITDADGEHCEDIKSEPDSIFAPLSDMDHMMSDSSDHSDHIQKPLESKNDSKGDTRHHTNNKQFDCSECGKSFIWKSDFTVDMRIHTGEKPFTCSVCKKSFSRKPDMTRHMKTHTGEKPFVCSVCKKSFSRKQHMTIHMRIHTGEKPFACSVCKKSFCRKPDMFTHMRTHTGEKRFSCTVCDKMFRYKYQVSKHKCVTVMEAAGI; via the exons atgtctacattacaaatgttgagagccttggtggatcagcgactaactgctgccgttgaagaaatatttgtagtgtttgaAAAAACGATAGCAGGatacgaggcggaactttctagaataaaagaggagaacaatcaactactggacgctgttttcaagaaacatcaagttgtgttacacagatcAG acgtccagcaggtgtcagcagagagtcatgaagagattccctccaagcagcaggagtggagctctagtgtgggacagaaggagctacaggcccactcccacattaaagaggagcagcttcatgatgaagataaagctcagtccttacagctgcatcacagtcaaagtgaggagaacagaggggcggagcttgtaagtcaacccATCACAGacgctgatggagagcattgtgaagatataaagtcagaaccagacagcatctttgctccactgtcagacatggaccacatgatgtcagactcttctgatcacagtgaccacatccaaaaacctttggagagtaaaaatgactctaaaggtgatacgagacatcataCTAACAACAAACAatttgactgctctgaatgtgggaaatcatttataTGGAAGAGTGATTTTACAGTagacatgagaatacatactggagaaaaaccttttacttgctctgtttgtaagaagagtttctccagaaagcctgacatgaccagacacatgaaaacacatactggagagaaaccttttgtttgctctgtttgtaagaaaagtttctccagaaagcaacacatgaccataCACATGAGAattcatactggagagaaaccttttgcttgctctgtttgtaagaagagtttctgcaGAAAGCCTGACATGTTcacgcacatgagaacacacactggagagaaacgatttagttgcactgtgtgtgataaGATGTTTCGGTAtaagtatcaggtcagtaaacacaagtgtgtaacagtcatggaagctgcagggatttaa
- the LOC133545105 gene encoding zinc finger protein OZF-like, producing MSTLQTLRALVDQRLTAAVEEIFVVLERTIAEYEAELSRTKEENNQLLDVLFKKHQVVLNRTDLKEEPLPHEQKVEPQCPYGHEEEEVPHFQHIKEGGQEPQPPHIKKEAAEHSISQEGEHIEGLEEFPVTGVPVKSEDDDEVKGESEEKREAEPPSSSSTQHMTTEADGDHCGGSQVDKLLAPLSDSEDTTSHSPDTDDEDSKDDKTCHTDNTHFTCSHCDKTFKYRRNRKRHMRTHTGENPFTCSLCGKGFAQSHNLKVHMRTHTGEKPFICSICGKGFTESQNLKIHKRTHTGEKSHSCSICSKYFVQSQHLKVHMRTHTGEKPFSCSMCDKGFTQSHHLKEHMSTHTGEKTFSCSTCGKGFTQNQCLKRHMRTHTGEKTYSCSICNRSFCDPSNLIRHMRRHTGGKVLSCSVCGERFSSKYQCKKHKCAGENSSSK from the exons atgtctacattacaaacgttgagagcgttggtggatcagcgactaactgctgccgttgaagaaatatttgtagtgttagaaagaacgatagcagaatacgaggcggaactttcGAGAACAAAGGAGGAAaacaatcaactactggacgttcttttcaagaaacatcaagttgtgttaaacagaacag acctcaAAGAAGAACCTCTACCTCATGAACAGAAGGTGGAACCACAATGTCCCTACGGACATGAGGAAGAAGAGGTTCCACATTTCCAACACATTAAAGAGGGAGGGCAGGAGccgcagcccccccacattaaaaaggaagcagcagaacacagcatcagtcaagaaGGAGAGCAcattgaaggactggaggagttcccagtgactggtgtccctgtgaagagtgaagatgatgatgaggtcaaaggtgaaagtgaggagaagagagaggcggagcctccaagcagcagctcaacacaacacatgacaacagaagctgatggagaccactgtggaggatcacaagttGACAAGCttttagctccactatcagatagtgaggacacaacgtcacactctcctgacactgatgatgaagactctaaagatgataagacatgtcacactgacaacactcacttcacatgttctcactgtgacaaaacctttaaataccgtcGTAATcggaaaagacacatgagaacacacactggagaaaaccctTTTACCTGTTCActttgtggtaaaggttttgcgcaaagtcacaatttgaaagtgcacatgagaacgcacactggtgaaaaacctttcatctgttcaatctgtggtaaaggttttacagaaagtcagaatttgaaaatacacaagagaacacacactggtgaaaaatcacattcctgttcaatctgtagtaaataTTTTgtacaaagtcaacatttgaaagtacacatgagaacacacactggtgaaaaacctttttcctgttcaatgtgTGATAAAGGTTTCACACAAAGTCACcatttgaaagaacacatgagcacacacactggtgaaaaaacgttttcctgttcaacctgtggtaaaggttttacacaaaatcagtgtttgaaaagacacatgagaacacacactggtgaaaaaacatattcctgttcaatctgcaataGAAGCTTTTGTGACCCATCAAaccttataagacacatgagaagacacacaggagggaaagtgttgagttgcagtgtgtgtggtgaaagattctcttctaagtaccagtgtaagaaacacaagtgtgctggtgagaacagcagcagcaaatga